Proteins from one Variovorax sp. PBL-E5 genomic window:
- a CDS encoding reverse transcriptase-like protein codes for MTESSVEQLTTDLYERIVGGRPYDAVVLGAKLAQAFTLIKLRQAGAAGRHQRALAKEGFHLVRMQLRERLGMRSAENVPFVRFGSPDAQPAHLAWSDGAVRGGRAAVAFLVHGAVGTPALQAAQASHTTNALEAELEAALLCLDAMLAAGIRRARLHVDALGVLRAFQGKLALKFCVLEAQLLRMAGEFHHLEVRLVPRAFNDGADRLAAALLAREPKTH; via the coding sequence ATGACGGAATCCAGTGTCGAGCAGCTCACCACTGACCTGTACGAGCGCATTGTGGGCGGAAGACCCTATGACGCTGTGGTGCTGGGCGCGAAGCTCGCCCAGGCCTTCACGTTGATAAAGCTGCGACAAGCGGGGGCGGCCGGCCGCCACCAACGGGCGCTGGCCAAGGAAGGCTTCCACCTGGTCCGAATGCAACTGCGGGAGCGACTGGGCATGCGCTCGGCCGAAAATGTCCCCTTTGTGCGGTTTGGTTCGCCCGACGCACAGCCCGCGCATCTTGCGTGGAGCGACGGCGCTGTGCGCGGTGGTCGCGCAGCGGTTGCCTTCCTCGTGCACGGTGCTGTCGGCACGCCAGCGCTCCAGGCAGCTCAGGCTTCGCACACCACCAACGCACTGGAAGCAGAGCTGGAGGCGGCACTGCTGTGCCTGGACGCCATGCTTGCCGCGGGCATCCGCAGGGCCCGCCTGCACGTCGATGCGCTCGGCGTGCTGCGCGCCTTCCAGGGCAAGCTTGCCCTCAAATTCTGCGTGCTGGAGGCGCAGCTGCTCAGAATGGCCGGGGAATTCCATCACCTCGAGGTGCGCCTGGTTCCGCGCGCGTTCAACGACGGCGCGGACCGTCTCGCGGCGGCGCTGCTTGCACGTGAGCCTAAAACGCATTGA
- a CDS encoding YbaB/EbfC family nucleoid-associated protein — translation MPGLLSKLSQMQKRMEAAQAEIAAMTFEGTAANNLVTVTITGAGELKRVNYDASLKSEDLETLGDLVVVAVANANARKEEASKAKLGSLAAGLIPFGMKVPGLG, via the coding sequence ATGCCCGGCTTGCTGAGCAAACTTTCCCAAATGCAAAAGCGCATGGAAGCCGCTCAAGCCGAAATTGCCGCGATGACCTTCGAAGGCACCGCAGCCAACAACCTGGTCACCGTGACCATCACCGGCGCCGGCGAGCTCAAGCGCGTGAACTATGACGCCAGCCTGAAGAGCGAAGACCTCGAGACCCTGGGCGACCTGGTCGTGGTGGCTGTGGCCAATGCCAATGCGAGGAAGGAAGAAGCGTCGAAGGCCAAGCTGGGCAGCCTGGCCGCCGGCCTGATTCCCTTTGGCATGAAGGTTCCAGGCCTGGGCTAA
- a CDS encoding 5'-3' exonuclease H3TH domain-containing protein, with product MQVRLIDANALGFAQYFIGKKAGHHDTHAVRGFLEHVRSRLHFSQGVVNLLLWDGRAQWRYDLLPAYKSSRHKTPEQREARETYEPQRPLIQRALNYFPVIQLLHPGAEADDLAFGLAGQLAAQGHLVDLSTSDTDWLSLVANRVRWVNAKKLTQVIELDGFFKATGVSSPQLYAHAKAMAGDTTDDIPGVEDVGLKRAAALLAKYGSLEAALTAAEDLLTFGAEAKYYQGLTDADVRESVRRNVKLVDLSAGPVLQGSDIRTTVGQLDEMELAGLFDELGFADYLTNWSYWGRPLSKELEKADVLSVQRAISNIHFSWTAKR from the coding sequence ATGCAAGTCCGTCTCATTGACGCCAACGCGCTGGGCTTTGCCCAGTATTTCATCGGGAAGAAAGCAGGCCACCACGACACGCACGCAGTTCGTGGCTTCCTGGAGCACGTGCGCTCCCGCCTGCACTTCTCGCAGGGCGTAGTGAACCTTCTCCTGTGGGACGGCAGGGCGCAGTGGCGCTACGACCTCCTGCCGGCGTACAAAAGCTCGCGGCACAAGACGCCTGAGCAGCGCGAGGCGCGCGAGACCTACGAGCCACAGCGGCCGCTCATCCAACGTGCGTTGAACTACTTCCCCGTGATTCAGCTTCTGCATCCTGGCGCGGAAGCGGACGACCTGGCATTCGGCCTTGCGGGACAGCTGGCGGCGCAGGGGCATCTGGTCGACCTGTCGACCTCGGACACGGACTGGCTGAGCCTCGTGGCAAACCGGGTGCGCTGGGTGAACGCCAAGAAGTTGACGCAAGTCATCGAGCTGGATGGGTTCTTCAAGGCAACCGGCGTGAGTTCGCCCCAGCTCTACGCCCACGCAAAGGCGATGGCCGGGGACACGACCGACGACATTCCTGGCGTCGAAGACGTGGGCCTCAAGCGGGCGGCGGCGCTCCTCGCGAAATACGGAAGTCTGGAGGCCGCGCTCACCGCGGCGGAGGACCTGCTCACCTTCGGCGCGGAAGCGAAGTACTACCAGGGCCTGACCGACGCGGACGTGCGTGAGAGCGTCCGCCGCAACGTCAAGCTGGTCGACCTATCGGCCGGCCCGGTGCTCCAAGGCTCGGACATCCGAACTACGGTCGGCCAACTCGACGAAATGGAGCTCGCAGGGCTCTTCGACGAACTGGGCTTTGCAGACTACCTGACCAACTGGAGCTACTGGGGTCGCCCCCTGTCCAAAGAGCTGGAGAAGGCCGATGTACTTTCGGTTCAACGCGCCATCTCCAACATCCACTTTAGCTGGACCGCGAAAAGATAA
- a CDS encoding DUF7146 domain-containing protein, with protein sequence MSIHTLNPMNERRYKTFQELKAKADGDWPYILQELAPELADAMDKAPHHVSCPIHGGTDGFRLFKDYPKTGGGYCNTCGPQANGFAMVAWVRGISYKDAVREVAQLLEGEAAAPVVVRRPPPPKIPDLVDPRKAYGRIRQTWMASTTLKDTPAEKYLAARGIWLQNMPNTLRAHPRMPYYDKVAKAITGWHPCLLAPIKDSQGRIASLHRIFVSPTGGKADVPEAKKMMSACHPLPGAAIKLFQAGEVLGVAEGIETALAAHAISRMPVWACVSATLMESVEIPASVRKVVIWADLDRSGRGIKAAEKLSARLRTEGKEVEICVPQGPIPEAVKGVDWLDVMLTAGLEGYPPQWQKWSPPPEYRKAA encoded by the coding sequence ATGAGCATTCATACCCTCAATCCAATGAACGAACGCCGATACAAAACCTTCCAAGAGCTCAAGGCGAAAGCCGACGGCGACTGGCCGTACATCCTCCAAGAGCTGGCCCCTGAACTGGCCGACGCGATGGACAAGGCGCCGCACCACGTGTCGTGCCCTATCCACGGGGGCACGGATGGTTTTCGGCTGTTCAAGGACTACCCGAAGACTGGCGGCGGCTACTGCAACACGTGCGGCCCCCAAGCGAACGGGTTCGCCATGGTCGCATGGGTGCGAGGTATCTCGTACAAGGACGCAGTCCGTGAAGTCGCCCAACTCCTGGAAGGCGAAGCCGCGGCACCCGTCGTGGTACGTCGCCCGCCGCCTCCGAAAATTCCCGACCTCGTCGACCCCCGAAAGGCGTATGGCCGCATCCGGCAAACCTGGATGGCCTCCACGACCCTGAAGGACACGCCGGCGGAGAAGTACCTCGCCGCGCGAGGCATCTGGCTGCAGAACATGCCAAACACGCTGCGTGCGCATCCGCGTATGCCGTACTACGACAAGGTCGCGAAGGCCATCACCGGCTGGCATCCCTGTCTCTTGGCCCCCATCAAGGACAGCCAGGGGCGCATTGCTTCGCTGCACCGAATCTTCGTCAGTCCGACAGGCGGCAAGGCCGACGTGCCCGAAGCCAAGAAGATGATGTCCGCCTGCCATCCTCTGCCCGGGGCAGCCATCAAGTTGTTCCAAGCAGGCGAAGTGCTGGGAGTCGCCGAAGGCATTGAGACCGCACTGGCAGCTCACGCCATCTCGCGCATGCCTGTGTGGGCCTGTGTGTCGGCCACGTTGATGGAATCGGTCGAAATCCCGGCGTCCGTCAGGAAGGTCGTCATCTGGGCTGACCTGGACCGCAGCGGTCGCGGCATCAAGGCTGCAGAGAAGCTGTCGGCCCGTCTGCGCACCGAAGGCAAGGAAGTCGAAATCTGCGTTCCGCAGGGCCCGATTCCTGAGGCCGTCAAGGGCGTCGACTGGCTCGACGTCATGCTGACGGCCGGACTGGAAGGCTACCCACCTCAATGGCAGAAGTGGTCTCCGCCGCCGGAGTACCGCAAGGCCGCTTAA